A window of the Candidatus Nitrosotalea okcheonensis genome harbors these coding sequences:
- a CDS encoding SIR2 family NAD-dependent protein deacylase has protein sequence MWDVISDKLRQAKKIVFVTGAGISQESGIPTFRGKDGFWRKYDPMKLATIDAFYEDPKLVWEWYEERRKNILDANPNPGHVAIAELEKYKQISVLTQNIDGLHQRAGSSSVYELHGSIITIRCTVCDFNDKITSEFSQIPPLCKCGNMLRPDVVWFGEALPQKVWESAIEEARSCDVMVVVGTSLVVSPANLLPVYARQNGATMVEVNIDQTPMSSSMYLSLRTSAAKALPRLVDILS, from the coding sequence ATGTGGGATGTCATATCTGATAAACTAAGACAAGCGAAAAAAATTGTGTTTGTGACAGGGGCAGGAATTTCTCAGGAGAGTGGAATTCCCACATTTCGCGGAAAAGATGGTTTCTGGAGAAAATATGATCCAATGAAGCTTGCAACAATAGATGCATTCTATGAGGATCCAAAACTTGTATGGGAGTGGTACGAAGAGAGAAGAAAAAATATACTTGATGCAAATCCAAATCCTGGCCATGTTGCAATTGCAGAACTTGAAAAGTATAAACAAATTTCTGTTCTGACCCAAAACATTGATGGTCTTCACCAAAGGGCTGGAAGCTCAAGTGTTTATGAATTACATGGAAGTATAATTACAATCAGGTGTACTGTTTGTGATTTTAACGACAAGATTACATCTGAGTTCTCCCAGATTCCACCGCTCTGCAAGTGTGGAAATATGTTAAGGCCTGATGTTGTATGGTTTGGTGAGGCTTTACCGCAGAAGGTGTGGGAGTCTGCCATAGAAGAGGCAAGATCTTGTGATGTGATGGTGGTTGTCGGAACCTCGCTTGTAGTTTCTCCTGCAAACCTATTGCCAGTCTATGCCAGACAGAATGGTGCTACAATGGTTGAGGTAAATATTGATCAAACCCCAATGTCCTCAAGCATGTACCTATCCCTTAGAACATCTGCTGCAAAGGCACTTCCAAGACTTGTTGACATATTATCCTAG
- the rnz gene encoding ribonuclease Z, translated as MKLVFLGTSAAQPTAERGMTCICLVLDREILMFDAGEGAQIAFSKAKLGWNKKMRIFVTHLHGDHCVGILGLLQTMSLQNRTESVDIYGPTGIEEFIAANLKILNFGLTFPVRITRIKEGLVFDDSGFNIHVCEAEHSIPAYSYLFTEKDKPGKFYPEKAKELGIPEGRLWHELQNGNEIKIGERLVRPSDVTGEKRQGIKIGISGDTRPTHKLAEFFKGCNYMTFDSTYSGALQDKAKENYHSTSKEAAELAKKASVSNLILTHFSARYEDVEELVNEAKTIHGSVTAARDLLEIDIK; from the coding sequence ATGAAGCTAGTATTTTTAGGAACATCGGCAGCACAGCCAACTGCGGAACGCGGCATGACCTGCATCTGTCTGGTACTTGACAGGGAGATACTGATGTTTGATGCAGGTGAGGGTGCACAGATTGCATTTTCAAAGGCAAAGCTTGGCTGGAACAAAAAGATGCGAATCTTTGTGACGCATTTGCATGGAGACCATTGTGTAGGAATACTTGGCTTGTTGCAGACCATGTCATTACAGAATAGAACAGAATCTGTTGACATCTATGGCCCAACTGGAATTGAAGAATTTATTGCGGCAAATCTCAAAATACTGAATTTTGGGCTGACATTTCCTGTCAGGATAACTAGGATTAAGGAGGGGCTTGTCTTTGACGATTCAGGATTTAATATTCACGTATGTGAGGCGGAGCACTCGATTCCTGCCTATTCGTATCTTTTTACAGAAAAAGACAAGCCTGGTAAGTTTTACCCGGAAAAGGCAAAGGAACTTGGCATTCCAGAGGGAAGGCTCTGGCATGAACTTCAAAATGGCAATGAGATAAAAATTGGGGAGAGATTGGTTAGGCCATCTGATGTAACAGGAGAAAAGCGTCAGGGTATCAAGATTGGCATATCAGGAGATACGAGACCTACACACAAGCTTGCAGAATTTTTTAAGGGTTGCAATTACATGACATTTGATTCTACATATTCTGGTGCATTGCAAGACAAGGCAAAAGAAAACTATCACTCTACATCAAAGGAAGCTGCAGAGCTTGCCAAAAAAGCAAGTGTTTCAAATCTTATCTTGACACACTTTTCTGCAAGATATGAAGATGTGGAGGAGCTTGTCAATGAGGCAAAGACAATTCATGGTTCAGTTACTGCTGCAAGGGATCTCTTAGAGATTGATATCAAATAA
- a CDS encoding TRM11 family SAM-dependent methyltransferase, producing the protein MSSFFVLQKQYEDLARDEIITISKSYDPKSTIKSNPRLVMVSSKIPWYRISGRATFVRYSGIIAGTFNDVTKIDPQIPVPQSFVCRTINLTSKNIGSSALERQVGGILSRKWGSRVSLSDPQITVYLIITDSEKYLGYSDCNSRPKFSTKLIKHPHELDMKLARCIVNLSGLKEKDTICDPFCGTGTILLEAESMGINSIGIDFDKIMCKITRKNLAANGFDSRVINSGYEEIQNITDKIDAIVTDLPYGISSRSSVSPKKLIQDFVSVIPKRKKLVMVYKKGLEVEEISKAKKYEIYRHKSLTRVIAVR; encoded by the coding sequence ATGTCAAGCTTTTTTGTATTGCAAAAACAATATGAAGACCTTGCAAGAGACGAGATAATCACAATATCAAAAAGCTATGATCCCAAGTCAACTATAAAATCAAATCCAAGACTTGTCATGGTATCATCAAAGATACCATGGTACAGGATATCAGGCAGGGCAACATTTGTCAGGTATTCTGGAATTATAGCAGGTACATTTAATGATGTCACAAAGATTGACCCGCAAATACCTGTGCCGCAGTCATTTGTATGCAGAACAATAAACTTGACGTCAAAAAATATAGGCTCGTCTGCACTTGAAAGACAAGTCGGTGGAATACTCTCAAGAAAATGGGGCTCTAGAGTATCACTCTCAGACCCACAGATTACAGTATATCTTATCATTACGGACTCGGAAAAATATCTAGGATATTCTGATTGTAATAGTAGACCAAAATTTTCAACAAAGTTAATCAAGCATCCGCATGAACTAGACATGAAGCTTGCAAGATGTATTGTAAATTTGTCTGGATTAAAGGAGAAAGATACTATTTGTGATCCCTTTTGCGGCACTGGTACAATTTTGTTAGAGGCAGAGTCTATGGGAATAAACTCTATTGGAATTGATTTTGATAAAATAATGTGTAAGATTACAAGAAAAAATCTTGCTGCAAATGGATTTGATTCTAGGGTGATAAATTCTGGCTATGAAGAGATACAAAATATTACGGATAAGATAGATGCTATCGTAACTGATCTTCCATATGGAATATCGTCAAGGTCATCTGTTTCTCCAAAGAAATTGATCCAAGATTTTGTGTCAGTCATACCAAAGAGAAAAAAACTTGTAATGGTATACAAAAAAGGTCTAGAGGTGGAAGAAATAAGCAAAGCAAAGAAATACGAGATCTACAGGCATAAGAGCTTGACCAGAGTGATTGCAGTAAGATGA
- a CDS encoding ribose-phosphate diphosphokinase codes for MIDFTVIGGPSSEQLAKKIAFKLKSKFIGCELRVFPDGESKITLKGKPSGKILVVQSIYPPVDSNLLRCLAITSQARVFSSQVYVVIPYMGYARQDRQFLPGEITTMELVAKMFKAAGATKIIVVDIHSMIALEHFHIPVKNISAVEELARHFKKMSLNFPLVVSPDKGGVERARNFAEFLGVDYIALEKHRDRKTGNVAIKSKGLEGVRGRDIILVDDMISTGGSIVKAAEFLKKQKSGKVYACCTHSLLIGDAEKNIIRAGVTKIISANTIPGKTSIVDVSPLIAKAIT; via the coding sequence ATGATTGATTTTACAGTTATTGGCGGACCATCTTCTGAACAATTGGCAAAAAAAATTGCTTTTAAATTAAAATCAAAATTCATTGGCTGTGAATTACGGGTATTTCCAGATGGGGAAAGTAAGATTACACTCAAGGGAAAACCTAGTGGAAAGATTCTAGTGGTACAATCAATCTATCCACCAGTTGACTCAAATCTTCTTCGCTGCTTGGCAATAACATCACAGGCAAGAGTATTTTCTTCTCAAGTATATGTTGTTATTCCATATATGGGATATGCAAGACAAGATAGACAGTTTCTGCCAGGCGAGATTACTACCATGGAACTTGTTGCAAAAATGTTCAAGGCAGCAGGGGCAACCAAGATAATTGTAGTTGATATTCACAGTATGATTGCGCTAGAACATTTCCATATCCCTGTAAAAAACATCAGTGCAGTAGAAGAGCTTGCAAGACATTTCAAGAAAATGTCTCTTAATTTTCCTCTTGTGGTATCACCCGACAAGGGAGGAGTTGAAAGAGCAAGAAATTTTGCAGAATTTCTTGGTGTTGACTATATCGCGCTAGAAAAACATAGAGACCGAAAGACTGGAAATGTTGCAATAAAATCCAAGGGTCTTGAAGGAGTCAGGGGTAGAGACATCATACTAGTTGATGACATGATAAGTACAGGAGGTAGTATTGTAAAGGCTGCAGAATTTTTAAAGAAACAAAAAAGCGGCAAGGTCTATGCATGTTGTACACATTCACTGCTAATTGGAGATGCAGAGAAGAATATCATAAGAGCTGGAGTTACAAAGATAATCAGCGCGAATACTATACCAGGCAAGACATCGATTGTTGATGTATCGCCATTAATTGCAAAGGCAATAACCTGA
- a CDS encoding cobalamin-binding protein, with translation MKLVSFLPSATEILYELGVEDQVLAVTHECNYPAEAMTKPRVIHSSFDPQKMSSQEIDNKVMELVDAGKDIYIIDEQVLKKANPDLIVAQGICEVCSPYTREINKAVTLLGGKPEVLVLDPKNLDGILENIIEVGNKVGKQEKAKDFVIKLQKRIDYIQNTPKVSRPKILCIEWLDPFFSAGHWIPQMVEIAGGINGISSTGDRSRKIQIDEMISFDPDIVILMPCGFDVNRTLVEYEKLLENNKWKKIKAVSRGEVYVVNANEYFSKPGPRTVTGLEILAKIIHPDTFRELQIPKQSVQKIDSE, from the coding sequence ATGAAATTAGTCTCTTTTCTTCCAAGTGCAACTGAGATATTGTATGAGCTAGGAGTAGAAGATCAGGTCCTAGCTGTAACACACGAATGCAACTATCCAGCAGAGGCCATGACAAAGCCAAGAGTTATTCATTCCTCCTTTGATCCGCAAAAAATGTCTAGCCAAGAAATTGACAACAAGGTAATGGAGCTGGTAGATGCAGGAAAAGACATCTATATCATAGATGAACAAGTTCTCAAAAAAGCAAATCCAGATCTTATTGTAGCACAGGGAATATGTGAAGTGTGTTCGCCTTATACAAGAGAAATAAACAAAGCAGTAACACTACTTGGAGGCAAGCCAGAGGTTCTTGTTCTAGATCCGAAAAATCTTGACGGCATACTAGAAAACATCATTGAGGTGGGAAATAAAGTAGGAAAACAGGAAAAGGCAAAAGATTTTGTTATAAAATTACAGAAAAGAATTGATTACATACAAAACACCCCAAAAGTTTCAAGACCCAAGATACTCTGCATAGAGTGGCTTGATCCGTTCTTCTCAGCAGGTCACTGGATCCCTCAGATGGTGGAAATTGCAGGTGGCATAAACGGAATCAGCTCAACCGGAGACAGGTCAAGAAAAATACAGATTGACGAGATGATATCATTTGATCCAGACATTGTAATCCTAATGCCCTGTGGATTTGATGTAAACAGAACACTTGTTGAATACGAAAAATTGCTTGAAAACAACAAATGGAAAAAGATCAAGGCAGTAAGCAGGGGAGAAGTTTATGTGGTAAATGCAAATGAATACTTTAGCAAGCCAGGCCCAAGAACTGTAACAGGCCTTGAGATTTTGGCCAAAATAATTCATCCTGACACATTCCGAGAACTACAAATTCCTAAACAATCTGTTCAAAAAATTGATTCTGAATAA
- a CDS encoding metallophosphoesterase translates to MDLVFSDIHADLSGLDLIIQTVSSDDFVKKYGNFSRIINLGDLLERGVHPKQVISKLRLLEKNYPIFSVIGNHDEGFLSGKKVSASSLESMDAHERLGAEDLSFFKQNKDGTFGNQEFIDVKNGLFCVHGGPLDPKKITPKNANSEAWLYQRNWQRLTDEGFEFFSYHGYHYKASSAFGEAGKHVRNHIILCGHQHMEAALVHQAGKIREIYSKLESKKEKISGHVLERKEIEINPTSDYLIRLGLGGPAGYYGVGSSMPHFAIIQYNPKKVILFTVNP, encoded by the coding sequence TTGGATCTAGTTTTTTCTGATATTCACGCAGACCTGAGCGGTCTTGACCTTATAATACAGACTGTATCAAGTGATGATTTTGTAAAAAAGTATGGTAATTTTTCAAGAATTATCAATCTAGGTGACTTGCTTGAGCGTGGTGTCCATCCAAAGCAAGTCATATCAAAATTACGCTTACTTGAAAAAAACTATCCAATATTTTCCGTGATAGGTAACCATGATGAAGGATTCTTGAGCGGAAAAAAAGTGAGTGCCAGTTCTCTTGAAAGTATGGATGCGCATGAAAGGCTTGGCGCTGAAGACCTATCATTTTTCAAGCAGAACAAAGACGGAACATTTGGTAATCAGGAATTCATCGATGTAAAAAATGGCCTATTCTGCGTTCACGGGGGACCACTAGATCCTAAAAAAATAACCCCAAAAAATGCCAATAGCGAAGCTTGGCTATATCAAAGAAATTGGCAGCGACTCACTGATGAAGGCTTTGAGTTCTTTAGTTACCATGGATATCATTACAAAGCGTCATCCGCCTTTGGAGAGGCGGGAAAACATGTACGCAATCATATCATACTATGCGGACATCAGCACATGGAGGCCGCTCTGGTCCACCAAGCGGGTAAAATTCGTGAGATTTACTCTAAACTTGAGTCAAAAAAAGAAAAAATTTCGGGGCATGTATTAGAAAGAAAAGAAATTGAAATCAATCCTACAAGTGATTATCTAATAAGATTGGGTCTTGGGGGACCTGCTGGATATTACGGTGTTGGCTCTTCCATGCCACATTTTGCCATAATCCAATACAACCCAAAAAAGGTAATACTATTTACAGTAAATCCCTAA
- a CDS encoding hemerythrin domain-containing protein — MSGTEILRNDHRQIRRLEKIIVKCYSILNEGNDVPFSDMQIMVSIMSEFLDAIHYAREENQYFPCVASYDSLKQEIRVFMIEHEFGRRIALNISKHLQRWKSGEDQREPVARFLKAYAIYLDDHLTKENKFFDTAEEQVLSPDEEKMMYEEFQAVTAVATKLDEMIKFIDYLESTPWVKD; from the coding sequence ATGAGCGGAACTGAGATACTAAGAAACGATCATAGACAAATACGTAGACTAGAAAAAATAATTGTTAAATGCTATTCCATATTAAATGAGGGCAATGATGTTCCATTTTCTGATATGCAAATAATGGTTTCAATCATGTCAGAATTTTTGGATGCAATACATTATGCAAGAGAAGAAAACCAGTATTTTCCATGTGTTGCAAGCTATGACTCCTTAAAACAAGAGATCCGAGTATTTATGATCGAACACGAGTTTGGAAGAAGAATAGCATTAAACATTTCAAAGCATCTACAAAGGTGGAAATCAGGAGAGGACCAAAGAGAACCCGTTGCAAGATTTCTCAAGGCATATGCAATTTACCTAGATGATCATCTGACCAAGGAAAACAAATTCTTTGACACTGCAGAAGAACAAGTGCTATCCCCGGATGAGGAAAAAATGATGTATGAAGAATTTCAAGCAGTCACTGCAGTTGCTACAAAGCTTGATGAGATGATAAAATTCATAGATTATCTAGAATCTACGCCATGGGTGAAGGATTAA
- a CDS encoding HFX_2341 family transcriptional regulator domain-containing protein: MSKIVNLRVHVAPVGFEIDRIAIPAKQMKADRVWLLMHAEPSKDQAQGFMEKIQTHLKKEKIEVQVAHSNRFDLFKILKALREIVQKEDGNDIFVNCSSGSKIQAIACMMACMMFQGKTKLTPYYAEPESYSSVKGKQLSSGLKSVVKLPAYEIHTPKPVLVQALKIIQENNGKITKKEMAKIAYERKLIMVNAREENFQQARFASLDKNIIQPLLHEWKFIEVERIGRTRWIKTTPEGLGAVEFLG, encoded by the coding sequence ATGAGTAAAATAGTAAATCTCCGCGTACATGTAGCACCTGTAGGCTTTGAAATTGACCGAATTGCAATTCCTGCAAAACAAATGAAAGCCGATAGAGTGTGGTTATTGATGCACGCAGAACCATCAAAGGATCAAGCTCAAGGGTTCATGGAAAAAATTCAAACTCATCTAAAAAAAGAAAAGATCGAAGTACAAGTTGCGCATTCTAATAGATTTGATCTCTTCAAGATCCTAAAGGCATTACGAGAAATTGTACAAAAAGAGGATGGAAATGATATTTTTGTAAACTGCTCTTCTGGATCAAAAATCCAAGCAATCGCATGTATGATGGCATGTATGATGTTCCAAGGGAAAACAAAACTCACTCCATATTATGCGGAGCCGGAAAGTTACTCTAGTGTAAAAGGGAAACAGCTATCATCAGGACTCAAGTCCGTTGTCAAGTTACCAGCTTATGAAATTCATACCCCGAAACCTGTCCTAGTACAAGCCCTGAAAATAATACAAGAAAATAATGGAAAAATAACTAAAAAGGAGATGGCAAAAATTGCATACGAAAGAAAACTTATCATGGTAAATGCAAGAGAAGAAAATTTTCAACAAGCACGATTTGCAAGCCTTGACAAAAATATCATCCAACCGCTTTTACACGAGTGGAAATTCATTGAAGTTGAAAGGATTGGAAGAACTAGGTGGATTAAGACAACTCCCGAAGGACTAGGCGCAGTAGAGTTTCTTGGCTAG
- a CDS encoding SDR family NAD(P)-dependent oxidoreductase encodes MKLSGKVAIVTGGSRGIGKATAMLLAQHGANVIITSKDKSSLQKTAAEMKNVVAIPGDIRKRTDVENVVKNVIESFGKIDILVNNAGIFPKVKPLHEISEEEWNDIIDVNLTGQFRFTKAVIPHLMKTSGCVVNVSSDAGLKSFENFEADAYTASKGALVLLTKAWAVEYAKYKIRVNCVCPGIVETDMTRPYLGNESDRAMAIAEHPIGRIGMPEDVAKAILYLVSEDSSWVTGAILPVDGGVITK; translated from the coding sequence ATGAAACTTTCTGGCAAGGTTGCAATTGTTACAGGAGGTAGTAGAGGCATTGGAAAAGCTACTGCAATGTTACTTGCACAACATGGAGCAAATGTGATAATCACATCAAAAGACAAGTCCAGTCTTCAAAAGACTGCGGCAGAAATGAAAAATGTTGTAGCAATACCAGGGGATATTAGGAAAAGGACAGATGTAGAAAATGTTGTAAAAAATGTTATAGAGAGTTTTGGTAAAATTGACATTCTGGTAAACAATGCAGGTATTTTCCCCAAAGTAAAACCTTTGCATGAAATTTCTGAAGAGGAGTGGAATGACATAATAGATGTAAATCTAACCGGACAGTTTCGTTTTACAAAAGCTGTGATACCTCATTTGATGAAAACAAGCGGTTGTGTTGTCAATGTTTCATCAGATGCCGGACTGAAATCATTTGAAAATTTTGAAGCAGATGCGTATACTGCTTCAAAAGGAGCACTGGTCCTGCTTACAAAAGCATGGGCAGTAGAATATGCCAAATATAAGATACGTGTGAATTGTGTCTGTCCAGGAATTGTAGAAACTGACATGACAAGACCGTATCTTGGAAATGAATCTGACAGAGCAATGGCAATAGCAGAACATCCAATCGGAAGAATAGGAATGCCAGAGGATGTTGCAAAAGCAATACTCTATCTTGTTTCAGAGGATTCCTCGTGGGTTACAGGTGCAATTTTACCTGTAGATGGTGGAGTCATCACTAAATAA
- a CDS encoding transcription initiation factor IIB translates to MTRESFGSGGRCPRCGKGPMVTDNTTGEMFCGGCGFVLTERVEESGPEWRSFSKEEHEDRSRTGTPTSLAMHDMGLATIIGPADKDASGKPLSASMKSTIERLRTWDSRSQVHEPVDRNFRQAFSELDRLKDKLALSDAVIEKTAYIYRKALDKGLVRGRSIPGLVAAALYAACRDTETPRTLTDVANGINIKRKDVARCYRLLLRELDLKMPVVDPIKCVARIASKAGLSEKTKRRALQILKDAAEIEISAGKDPMGLAAAALYLSCVMNGENKTQKDVAQAAGVTEVTIRNRYKGLKESLKL, encoded by the coding sequence ATGACTCGTGAATCCTTTGGTTCTGGCGGACGTTGTCCTCGTTGTGGAAAAGGTCCAATGGTAACTGATAATACTACGGGAGAGATGTTTTGCGGAGGTTGTGGTTTTGTACTTACAGAACGTGTAGAAGAATCCGGTCCAGAATGGAGATCATTTTCTAAAGAAGAACATGAGGACCGAAGTAGAACTGGAACACCCACATCACTTGCAATGCACGACATGGGACTTGCAACAATAATTGGTCCTGCTGACAAGGATGCATCAGGAAAACCACTTTCTGCATCCATGAAGAGTACTATAGAAAGATTGAGAACTTGGGATAGCAGAAGTCAGGTTCATGAACCAGTAGACAGAAACTTTAGACAGGCTTTCAGTGAGCTTGATAGACTAAAAGATAAACTTGCATTATCTGATGCAGTGATTGAAAAGACTGCTTACATTTACAGAAAAGCACTTGACAAAGGTCTTGTTAGAGGCAGATCAATTCCGGGACTTGTAGCTGCTGCGCTATATGCAGCATGTAGAGACACTGAAACTCCAAGAACACTTACGGATGTTGCAAATGGGATCAACATCAAGCGAAAGGATGTTGCAAGATGTTATAGATTGTTGTTACGAGAACTCGATCTAAAAATGCCAGTTGTAGATCCAATAAAATGTGTTGCAAGGATTGCAAGCAAGGCAGGCTTGAGTGAAAAGACAAAAAGAAGAGCTTTACAGATTCTAAAAGATGCAGCTGAAATTGAGATCTCTGCTGGAAAGGATCCGATGGGACTTGCAGCTGCTGCATTATACTTGTCATGTGTCATGAATGGAGAAAATAAAACACAAAAGGACGTTGCCCAAGCTGCCGGAGTAACCGAAGTTACAATTAGAAATAGATACAAGGGATTGAAGGAATCACTCAAACTCTAA
- a CDS encoding Snf7 family protein — protein MTTFTNNWQRPQTPSLGEKINDALKPKGALKPRLEAGIKRLQTQIVKLDGMITKLKQKDEKLFKRIVIATQNHDITASKVLSKELAEVRKVTKLLGNARIALEQIELRLSTFHDLGDTVVTIMPTIGLMKNLKSSLVKFMPEADRELTGMTEMLGGLMTDTFHSGDFGIDSSATSEESEKILQEASAVAEAAINDKLPSMPADQSSSSARYV, from the coding sequence ATGACAACATTTACAAACAATTGGCAAAGACCGCAAACACCAAGTCTTGGTGAAAAAATTAATGATGCACTAAAACCAAAAGGTGCGCTAAAACCAAGATTGGAGGCTGGAATAAAAAGACTCCAAACTCAAATTGTAAAACTTGATGGAATGATTACCAAACTAAAACAAAAAGATGAAAAGTTATTCAAAAGAATTGTAATTGCAACACAGAATCATGATATTACTGCAAGTAAAGTTTTATCAAAAGAATTAGCCGAGGTTAGAAAAGTAACAAAGCTTTTAGGAAACGCTAGGATTGCTCTAGAACAAATCGAGCTTAGACTAAGCACATTCCATGACCTAGGAGACACCGTGGTAACCATCATGCCAACAATAGGCTTGATGAAGAACCTCAAATCTTCTCTAGTCAAATTTATGCCAGAAGCTGACCGTGAGCTAACTGGAATGACTGAGATGCTCGGAGGTCTTATGACTGACACATTCCATAGTGGCGACTTTGGAATTGACTCGAGTGCAACAAGCGAGGAATCTGAAAAGATCCTCCAAGAGGCTTCTGCAGTTGCAGAGGCAGCAATTAATGATAAACTGCCTTCAATGCCTGCTGATCAATCATCTTCCTCAGCACGCTACGTCTAG
- a CDS encoding MFS transporter: MQLQNKRWMWYLLPSQITSQGLSTVIPLYVIFLGGDIGEVAIISALQNGSIAIGSLTWGKIIDRFHSKRPILVTSFFFVLLCSLGMYFTNSIYVLYGLATVLGFFMVAKSPVTQLLVMESVQKNLWSWLFAKTSIISTLGMLVAMIIGTVGSFYFDLRPYFLICAVSSGISLVLSISVRDSDSIHIERSSIAHSLHGIRYSISHHHFVFPKILEVYDFRHIITLFKGRISNEIGIFYLASFFFYSGSNMYLTAWTPFLKNQNFSNADVFLNYTIQMIAMLLVFFIAPKIISKLGEERSTILAHIPRILAVMIPAVSLFFMVGTLGFPITMTSACMMVIAFSIYSTSSSVIFFKSIPQGFEGKYLGVNSAITGIGVFVGSFVTGELTKFLGYATMFLSASAVLVVSLVLYKIYFRYRLSNNMIT, from the coding sequence ATGCAACTTCAGAATAAACGATGGATGTGGTATTTGTTACCATCCCAGATTACTTCTCAGGGATTAAGCACTGTAATTCCATTATATGTAATCTTTCTGGGGGGTGACATAGGAGAGGTAGCTATCATATCTGCTCTGCAAAATGGCTCGATAGCTATTGGTTCGTTGACATGGGGGAAAATAATAGATAGATTTCATTCTAAAAGGCCAATACTTGTTACATCATTCTTTTTTGTTCTTCTCTGTAGCCTTGGGATGTATTTTACCAATTCGATTTACGTTCTATATGGATTAGCAACAGTGCTTGGGTTTTTCATGGTTGCAAAAAGCCCAGTTACACAACTTCTTGTGATGGAATCAGTACAAAAGAATCTCTGGAGTTGGTTATTTGCCAAGACATCAATTATCAGTACACTTGGAATGTTAGTTGCTATGATAATTGGAACAGTTGGAAGTTTTTATTTTGATCTTAGGCCATACTTTTTGATATGCGCTGTATCAAGCGGCATATCTCTGGTTTTGAGTATATCTGTAAGGGACAGCGATAGTATTCATATTGAAAGAAGCAGTATTGCTCACTCACTTCATGGCATACGCTATTCAATTAGTCATCATCATTTTGTTTTCCCAAAGATTCTTGAAGTATATGATTTCAGGCATATAATTACGCTATTCAAGGGAAGAATAAGCAATGAGATAGGCATATTCTACCTGGCTTCATTTTTTTTCTATTCTGGAAGTAACATGTATCTTACTGCCTGGACGCCATTTTTAAAAAATCAGAATTTTTCAAATGCTGATGTCTTCCTGAATTATACGATTCAAATGATAGCCATGTTATTGGTATTTTTCATAGCCCCAAAAATAATATCAAAGCTTGGAGAAGAACGATCAACCATTCTAGCACATATACCACGAATTTTAGCAGTAATGATTCCTGCTGTTTCGTTATTCTTCATGGTAGGAACTTTGGGTTTTCCAATTACAATGACATCTGCTTGTATGATGGTAATTGCATTTTCAATCTATAGTACATCTAGCTCTGTCATATTTTTCAAAAGCATTCCACAGGGATTTGAGGGAAAATATCTTGGGGTGAACAGTGCAATAACAGGTATAGGAGTATTTGTGGGCTCTTTTGTTACAGGGGAATTGACAAAATTTTTGGGATATGCTACTATGTTTCTATCTGCTTCCGCAGTACTAGTGGTATCACTAGTATTGTATAAAATATACTTCCGCTACAGATTATCAAATAATATGATAACCTAG